The proteins below are encoded in one region of Rhododendron vialii isolate Sample 1 chromosome 7a, ASM3025357v1:
- the LOC131333174 gene encoding abscisic acid 8'-hydroxylase CYP707A2-like → MEFATVFCFIISLILSLHCLLKFLSSGSRHKLPLPPGSMGWPYIGETFQLYSQNPNVFFASKVRKYGSILKTHILGCPCVMISSPEAVKHVLVTRADLFKPTFPASKERMLGKQAIFFHQGDYHAKLRRMVLRAFMPESIKNIVSDIESIAVGSLESWKGQLVNTFQEMKTYAFNVALLSIWGKDGVPYKEELKSCYYILEKGYNSMPINLPGTLFCKSMKARKDLAHILAKILSIRRDMKDNHTDLLGSFMGDEAGLTDKQIVDNVIGVIFAARDTTASVLTWIVKYLAENPSVLQLVTEEQEAIRRGKCGEEVLTWADTKNMPITSRVIQETLRIASVLSFTFREAVEDVEFEGYMIPKGWKVLPLFRNIHHSPDNFSEPEKFDPSRFEVSPKPNTFLPFGNGTHSCPGNELAKLEILVLLHHMTTKYRWSMVGPHTGIQYGPFALPQNGFPIRLSLK, encoded by the exons ATGGAGTTCGCGACCGTATTTTGCTTCATCATTTCTCTCATCCTTTCTCTCCACTGTCTCCTAAAATTCCTCTCCTCCGGCAGCCGCCATAAACTCCCTCTCCCGCCGGGATCCATGGGCTGGCCGTACATCGGCGAAACCTTCCAACTCTACTCTCAAAACCCTAACGTATTCTTTGCCTCAAAAGTCAGAAA GTACGGTTCAATACTCAAGACCCACATACTGGGTTGTCCTTGTGTGATGATATCGAGCCCGGAGGCCGTGAAACACGTTCTTGTCACCAGAGCTGACCTCTTCAAGCCGACATTTCCCGCGAGCAAAGAGAGAATGTTGGGAAAACAAGCCATTTTCTTTCACCAAGGAGATTACCATGCTAAATTGAGGAGAATGGTTCTCAGAGCATTCATGCCCGAATCGATCAAGAACATTGTCTCCGACATCGAATCGATAGCGGTTGGATCTCTTGAATCATGGAAGGGCCAGCTGGTCAATACTTTCCAAGAAATGAAGACG TACGCATTCAATGTTGCATTACTATCCATATGGGGAAAGGATGGAGTTCCCTACAAAGAAGAGCTCAAGAGCTGCTACTACATTCTTGAAAAAGGATACAATTCGATGCCAATTAATCTTCCAGGAACTCTCTTCTGTAAATCCATGAAAGCGAGGAAGGACCTAGCTCATATTTTGGCAAAAATCCTCTCAATTAGGAGGGACATGAAGGACAACCACACCGATTTGCTCGGATCTTTCATGGGAGACGAAGCAGGCCTCACCGACAAACAAATAGTCGATAATGTCATCGGTGTCATTTTTGCGGCTCGTGACACCACTGCTAGCGTGCTGACGTGGATCGTGAAGTACCTGGCAGAGAACCCCAGTGTCCTACAATTAGTCACG GAAGAACAAGAGGCCATAAGAAGAGGAAAATGTGGGGAAGAGGTCTTGACTTGGGCCGATACCAAGAACATGCCAATAACATCAAGAGTAATTCAAGAGACACTAAGAATTGCTTCAGTTTTGTCATTTACCTTTCGAGAAGCTGTTGAAGATGTTGAATTTGAag GATATATGATCCCAAAAGGTTGGAAAGTTTTACCCCTATTCAGAAATATCCATCATAGTCCAGATAATTTCTCAGAGCCTGAAAAATTTGATCCCTCACGATTTGAG GTATCACCTAAACCCAATACATTCCTGCCATTTGGCAATGGGACCCACTCATGTCCAGGGAATGAATTGGCCAAGCTGGAGATTTTGGTACTTCTGCATCACATGACCACAAAGTACAG GTGGTCTATGGTGGGCCCACACACTGGAATTCAGTATGGCCCCTTTGCTCTTCCCCAGAATGGTTTTCCCATCAGGCTCTCTCTCAAATAG